ATGTGACAAATTTCTGGGAAAAACTATACCAATACCAAGATAAATTGAAGGAAAAATTACCGAACATTCTCGAAGAATTTGAGCTCCCGAATCCTAAACACTTTAACGAGACTAGACGACAAGTTTTAAAATGGGACTGGTACCACACTCCTGAGTTCAAAGAAGGGTCTATTATTATAACAAGATTGAAGACTTTGGACTTAATGCTACAACTGATATATATGGCTAGACACAAACTAAAACAAATGGAGGGGAGTAAGTACTTTCAAAGGACCGACACTGGATACCGAATTGCCTTCTTGTACAGGAAATTGAGAAAAATCTTCAGAAAAATGATGGATATTTACACGATTATGGTGAAGAATAAAGAGAAGTGGACACATCAGGATTGGCATTTGCAGCTGCATACGAAAGCTACTAAGCTACACGTCGACTTTTTATACCTGTGGTGGGTTTTGGTGAGAGTCGATGAGAAGTACAGTATCAGAATGGGATTCAGGCCCACTGTGCCGTCTTGGATGAAGCTCACTAAGCCGTAAATATGacgttttgaaaataaataaaaatgtttgtattttttaattgttacaacaataaaaaaaaattatttgtaatcCAAAAAGATTTGCTTTTCGTACTATTCCATCAGCTCACAGAAGTCCACTACTGGATATAAGcgtcccccaagcctcgccacaaagatcggtcctaaACTGCTTGCATCCAGTGGATCcctgcgaacctcaataggtcgtccgCCCATCTTGTGAGAGGTCTAGCCACactacgtcttccagtacgcggtcgccactcaagaactttctggccccaacggccttccgttctacgagcaatgtgtcctgctcactgccacttcaacgtcgtaatcctttgggctatatcggttaccatggttctcccgcgaatctcctcatttctccattatagcatagcatagctctctccattgctttgggtgaccttgagccttcgCATAAGGCCTTTTCGTACAAATGTACGTAATTTTCATACATTAAAATCCTTATAATAATTACTGAAGACCATAGATCAACATAACTGCCACCCAAATGGAGGCATCATAATTTTTTACTGCCCTTTTAAGCAAACGAGCACGGTTCTCTGATAGTaagaggttaccgtcgctcatagacatcagcaatgccaaggggcagagccaagccgctgcctaccactaagTGGTACTCCCCAAGATCTCTAGAAGTCTACgtcacaattttgtttttaacactGGTCCTAATCTACAACGTGAAGTCTTCGTAGCAGAAATAAGCGAGGCGATATTTATCCGCCCGAATAATACGCCATGTCATCAGTAGATTGTAAATAGTTTTTTCTGGTCTCGTTTTTCACAAACAATGCCATGCCTACATAATTCATCGTGGAAGTTGTTCATAACGTTCAAGGTACATTTTCTCTTAGAAAACTTGATGCCTGCCACATGATTTACGATCGGATTTAGGCAAATCGAGATTGAGTATAGCGCATTAAACACCAATTAGACTTCactgtttataataattaaatataattgtcaTAATTAAACGAACTTTTAAGGTTTGCGCATATCGTGCATAATATTCAAACATCGATGAACACCCGCTAAACCcacgaaattttaatttgcgtaatcaacCGTGGTAGGGCGTTTTATGAGTCCGTACTGGTAGGTagcatcgccctgcctatttcagccgtgaagcactaatgcatttcggtttgaacgatgaagcagccgttgtactataaaaactgagaccttagaaattatgtcTCGAattgggtggcagcatttgtAGTAAATGTCCACGGGcttcggtaacaacttaacaccaggtgagctcgtccacatacttaaattctaaaaataaaaaatgtaataaaccgTATTCATAACTGCAAAATATCCGAAATAGCAACGAAATACAATTCGAATGAAATTAAtcagttttaattgttttcgtaTTTCAATTAGATTCTATTTGAGTGGAAATGTAACTAAGCACTATAAAACCACTTTGATCTACACGATTTCGCGATAAATTTTTCGTTAAGCTTCCTATATAATGCTTGTGTTCGTACTCTTTACATTATGTAAGTCTTATATACTTAGtatggccataaatactgttacaattaaaaataaacaaaatattacatttgaatttggaatctgtcatttttatatgattgctcattgagttttctcattttggcgccaatacattgtacaatattttgcggtattaaaatggagtggggtgataaagagaaccgaatcgctgtgattgcattacacaaaataggtatggagccaaatgcaatttttaaaactctccatacacttggtattagtaaaatgtttgtgtaccgggctattaataggtgcaatgagacctcctctgtttgtgacagaaaaagatctggccgtccacgtagtgttcgtacgaaaaaggtggtcaaagaagtaagggaaagaattcgaagaaatcctgtccgaaagcaaaagattttatctcgggagatgaagatagcacctaaaaccatgtcgcgtattttacaagatgacttaggacttacagcctataagagacgtactggtcatttcttaactgataatttaaaagagaatagggtggtaaaatcgaaacaactactgaagcggtacgccaAGGGAGGttatagaatttttttgtttacggatgataaaatttttacaattgagctacattttaacaaacaaaatgaccttatttatgctcaaagctctaaggaagcttctcaAGTAGTCGaaagagtgcaacgtgggcactatccgacttcagtgatggtttggtggggtattagctatgaaggagtgactgagccatacttttatgaaaaaggtatcaaaacatcggcacaagtgtatcaagataccattcttgagaaggtagtgaagccccttaacaacaccatgttcaataatcaagaatggtccttccagcaagactcggcgccaggtcataaagctcggtctacgcagtcttggttggaaacgaacgtttcggacttcatcggagctgaagactggccgtcgtctagtcccgatcttaatccgctggattatgatttatggtcagttttagagagtacggcttgctctaaacgccataatTTGGAGTCCCAAAAACAATGGaatcccatggaaagagtgcgtgcttctatatcgtaactggcctcaacgtgtAAAGGACTGtgttgcagccaatggagaccacttcgaacaagctttttatactttaaattgttttatatttatgtattaaaataatacactgtaaaagtaataaatgttatttgcaatagaatattttttcctttgtctcagtatttatggcaagactaggtatacatatatatttattttttatttaattttacgagTATGAGCCGACTATGAGCTGGGAAGTGATTATTAGCGGTTTAACCGTGACAATGGCTTGTTTGTGCTCTTAAACGATGGTCACCACACACTAACCGTGACAATGGCTTGTTTGTGCTCTTAAACGATGGTCACCACAcactggcgaccaccctccaactagagtccgccgccaaatagcctagctgtgttccggcgtgtgggttggagagccagttctatcccttccctttccccttccttgttggggttgagtcttggtgacgcctggaacttgcggagcagacgtgcgtgcgaactcacggggcgtgattgtttgacgggggtatagggagacccagtgaaacggtacccgctgccgcccgccggtcagtaggggacctgaacccgggtgtctctactaaactccgccccgggaagctgtcccgccaaccggtgtaaaatcctgtcgtgcggtcgtcgtgccggagtcggagaccggagtggatcccggcgatcgcacgcagattggactgggggcccttccatgccctgcgtcagtctctcacgcaacccgtggtcgagcacgtactatgttccgcgcttcattcaggtgttgcctcgatctcacctccaacatcctacctctcctaatcctactctccgaaaactaaaaaatcatgaagacgacaaaaaaaaagaaaagggtatcacaggcggtcccccattccacatttaatgtggatttcagcaatgtcaggggccttcatagcaaccttgacgccgtacaccaccaccttgagacggcgcagcctgccctgctttttttaacggagacgcagatatctgctccggatgatacctcataccttgaataccccggctacgtattggagcacaacttcctgcgtaaagccggggtgtgcgtattcgtccgggctgatgtctgttgtcgccgtcttcggggcctcgaacaacgggacctgtccctcttgtggctgcgcgtagaccacgggggccgtagccgaatctacgcgtgcctgtacaggtcccacagcagtgatgcaggttcagctctgtttgagcatgtgcaagaggggactaaccgcgtgcttgagcagtacccatctgcggaggtggtggttcttggagattttaacgctcaccaccaagagtggttggggtccagaaccactgacctcccgggtcggactgcttacgatttcgccttggcctacggcttctcccagctggtgacacagcccacccgtgtcccagatatcgaggggcatgagccttctttgttggaccttctgctgaccacagatccggccggatacagtgtggtggtcgacgctccgcttggatcgtctgatcactgccttattcgtgctgccgtaccactctctcgtcctgatcgtcgaacgacgaccaggtatcgaagagtttggcggtatatgtcagcagattgggatggattgcgtgaattttacgcatcctacccatgggggcggttctgcttttcctctgctgatcctgacgtctgtgcggaccgtcttaaagacgtggtgctccaagggatggaattgtttattccctcctctgaagtgcccgttgggggtcgcagcagaccctggtataacaatgccagcagggatgctgcacacctcaagcggtccgcatacgtggcatgggataatgccaggagacgtcgggatcctaacatctcaggggaaaggcggaaatataacgccgcttccaggtcctacaagaaggtaattgccaaggcgaagtcggagcacgtcgctagagttggcgagcgattgaagagctatccctccgggagccgtgctttttggtcgctcgccaaagctgcagaaggaaacttctgcaggtctagtctcccaccactgcgtaagtccgatgacagtctggcccacagcgcgaaagagaaggctgaccttctggtcaaactcttcgcctcgaactcgactgtggacgacgggggtgccacaccaccgaacatcccccggtgtgatagctccctgccagatatctgcttcacacagtgtgcagtcaggcgggagctccgactcctggacgtccataagtcgagtgggccagacggcatccccgcagtggttttgaaaacgtgcgcccctgagctgacacctgcgctaacgcgtttgtatcgcctctcttattgcactaatagggttccgtcttcatggaagaccgcccacgtccaccctatccccaagaagggtgaccggtcggacccatcgagctacaggcctatcgcgataacttccttgctttccaaggtgatggagcgaattataaatacacaactcctaaggtatcttgaagatcgccagctgatcagtgaccgacagtacggtttccgtcacggtcgctcagctggcgatcttcttgtataccttactcacaggtgggctgaagccttggagagcaagggcgaggctcttgctgtgagccttgatatcgcgaaggccttcgacagggtctggcatagggcacttctatcgaagttaccatcttacggaatccccgagggtctctgcaagtggatcgctagctttttggatgggcggagcatcacggtcgttgtagacggtgactgctctgataccatgaccattaacgctggcgttccacaaggttcggtgctctctcccacgcttttcatcctgtatatcaatgacatgctgtctattgatggcatgcattgctatgcagatgatagcacgggggatgcgcgatatatcggccatcagagtctctctcggagcgtggtgcaagagagacgatcaaaacttgtgtctgaagtggagaactctctggggcgagtctccgaatggggtgaattgaacttggttcaattcaacccgataaagacacaagtttgcgcgttcactgcgaagaaggacccctttgtcatggcgccgcaattccaaggagtatccctgcaaccttccgagagtatcgggatacttggggtcgacatttcgagcgatgtccagtttcggagtcatttggaaggcaaagccaagttggcgtccaaaatgctgggagtcctcaacagagcgaagcggtacttcacgcctggacaaagacttttgctttataaagcacaagtccggcctcgcatggagtactgctcccatctctgggctggggctcccaaataccagcttcttccatttgactccatacagaggagggccgttcggattgtcgataatcccattctctcggatcgtttggagcctctgggtctgcggagggacttcggttccctctgtattttgtaccgtatgttccatggggagtgctctgaggaattgttcgagatgataccagcatctcgtttttaccatcgcaccgcccgccaccggagtagagttcatccatactacctggagccactgcggtcatccacagtgcgtttccagagatcttttttgccacgtaccatccggctatggaatgagctcccctccacggtgtttcccgagcgctatgacatgtccttcttcaaacgaggcttatggagagtattaagcggtaggcagcggcttggctctgcccctggcattgctgaagtccatgggcgacggtaaccactcaccatcaggtgggccgtatgcccgtctgcctacaggggcaataaaaaaaaaaaaaaaaaaaaaaaaaaaactaatgaacTGCTATCTTATTGATGGCTCCAAGAATATAGGtagacataaaattaaaatcaccgCCGACTAAAGATCCATTCCTCAATCGAATAGCATAACGGATGTGGCGATCCTTCAAGTCTGAATGTTACGGCATTTAAGACCGTCTCAAGTGCCGGTACAAGCTTATAATAAGTAAATTATATATGAAGGAGTGACTTGTTCCATGGAGTTTATAAACTGTGAACCTAAGCGTCGCTGCcgccattctcttcatcattattgccttccatagtgacagtaattaaagctcactttttcaaataattccTATTATTGAATTTCAAGTGTTTCAACATTAAATCATTTCGTTTTTTAACACAGGGAGTCAGAGCACACAATCGTTTGAACAGCATTCAAGAGAAGCATTTTCAACCGACGAAATCAACAAAGACGATTTCTTCGATTTCACCAATCTGAATATGAACGAAAAACAAAACTCAAAAAATAACAATAGCATGTTCGATTTGAATATAGTACACGAATTAGTCGAAAAGGAAATACGTAACTTTAAAATTGGCTACCGCCGTCAATATCCTGCTACATGGGAGGTCGAGAAAGAGGCGTACCGATGGAATCCGTTTTTCGTAAGCAAAGCCTTCGAAATGATGAAGCAGTCGATTTACGCCACCAGATTCAGATTGGAGGCCACCAAACCGCTCAGGAAGACGTACTTAAACGATTTCAGTTACAACATCGGTACATGTTACGGTGTTTTAACGCAGCTGATATTCAAAATGGATAATATGTACGCCCAAATGCTGCATTTCGGTGAAAGAACGTTTTTTCTGTACTATCTGATTATATACGAAAAAATATTGGCGGCACACGTCGATGCTACATTTCTAGTTGAGAGGATGTTCGCATTCCACAAACAATATAGGGACATCATGAAGCCCGAACAAGAGTCGTATCAGAATGATGGTATACCGCCAAATCCCAATCCTTAGTTTACCGGGCACGCtgaaatatacctagtcaggtcataaattctgtcacatgtttaatgtaaaataattgaaacaagtttattcattatgtaaccattcatataccaaaatgaacttaacaaaacatagattcttatgacactaaagtttattcaaaatgacctccgtgattttgaatacaggccttcaatctgcgcggccagtcgtctatcgcagcacgaacgaggtccatgtcaatatcggcggctgccttaatcaaggatgttttgagtgactccaaattgagatgaggctttgagcacgc
The sequence above is drawn from the Bombyx mori chromosome 11, ASM3026992v2 genome and encodes:
- the LOC134199661 gene encoding uncharacterized protein LOC134199661 isoform X1, producing MNAAIFVLVVTLSFSKSTVLDFGNEFPDISEIFIMTENKRHIIDNIPNVFIRNTTVDLERLNVTNFWEKLYQYQDKLKEKLPNILEEFELPNPKHFNETRRQVLKWDWYHTPEFKEGSIIITRLKTLDLMLQLIYMARHKLKQMEGSKYFQRTDTGYRIAFLYRKLRKIFRKMMDIYTIMVKNKEKWTHQDWHLQLHTKATKLHVDFLYLWWVLVRVDEKYSIRMGFRPTVPSWMKLTKP
- the LOC134199661 gene encoding uncharacterized protein LOC134199661 isoform X2, which translates into the protein MIHNECSYFCFGKSTVLDFGNEFPDISEIFIMTENKRHIIDNIPNVFIRNTTVDLERLNVTNFWEKLYQYQDKLKEKLPNILEEFELPNPKHFNETRRQVLKWDWYHTPEFKEGSIIITRLKTLDLMLQLIYMARHKLKQMEGSKYFQRTDTGYRIAFLYRKLRKIFRKMMDIYTIMVKNKEKWTHQDWHLQLHTKATKLHVDFLYLWWVLVRVDEKYSIRMGFRPTVPSWMKLTKP